In Marinobacter sp. es.048, the following proteins share a genomic window:
- a CDS encoding iron-containing alcohol dehydrogenase has product MTNKYYEFFCPVKVIAGKAALEHIPYELTGMAARRPMIVTDKGVRAAGLLEPVIAACEESGLEITTIYDDVPPDSSTTVVRDIAGIYRQEKCDSIIAVGGGSAIDTGKAVNILVSEGGDDIAKYSGAGVLKHPLKPFFVVPTTAGTGSEVTSVAVITDEAKGVKLPFTSSFLLPNAAIIDPRMTLTLPPHITAATAMDAMTHATEAFTCMAKNPLSDAYATAAIKKVSQSLLQVMDNPKDSDGRLELAQASTMAGIAFSNSMVGLVHALGHATGAVCHLPHGLCMSLYLPYALEYNLETIREPLGELLLYLEGPEVFSATPASRRAEASISAIRKLRDALYKRCQLPRTLKETGKVTEAQLDHIAEMALDDGSIMFNPKEVTLEDARSVLRRAWA; this is encoded by the coding sequence ATGACCAATAAATACTATGAGTTCTTCTGCCCGGTAAAAGTCATTGCCGGCAAGGCCGCCCTTGAACACATCCCTTACGAGCTGACCGGAATGGCTGCCAGGCGGCCAATGATCGTTACCGACAAGGGCGTGCGTGCTGCGGGCCTTCTGGAACCCGTGATCGCGGCTTGCGAGGAAAGCGGACTGGAAATTACCACCATCTACGATGACGTTCCGCCCGACTCCTCCACCACGGTGGTGCGCGATATTGCCGGCATCTATCGCCAGGAAAAGTGCGACTCCATCATCGCCGTGGGCGGCGGTTCGGCGATCGATACCGGCAAGGCCGTCAATATTCTGGTTTCCGAGGGTGGTGACGATATCGCCAAGTACAGCGGTGCCGGTGTGCTCAAGCATCCGCTCAAGCCCTTCTTCGTGGTGCCGACAACAGCCGGGACCGGTTCGGAAGTTACATCGGTTGCGGTCATCACCGATGAAGCCAAGGGCGTCAAGCTGCCCTTCACGTCTTCGTTCCTGCTGCCGAACGCGGCCATCATTGACCCGCGCATGACCCTCACCCTGCCGCCGCACATTACTGCCGCGACAGCGATGGACGCCATGACCCACGCGACCGAAGCGTTCACCTGCATGGCGAAAAACCCATTGAGTGACGCCTACGCGACCGCGGCCATCAAGAAAGTCAGCCAGTCGCTCCTGCAGGTCATGGACAACCCCAAAGACAGTGACGGACGACTGGAGCTCGCGCAAGCCTCTACCATGGCCGGCATTGCCTTCTCAAACTCCATGGTGGGTCTGGTGCACGCACTGGGGCACGCAACGGGGGCAGTCTGCCACCTGCCCCACGGCCTCTGCATGAGCCTGTACCTGCCCTACGCCCTGGAGTACAACCTGGAAACGATCCGGGAACCTCTGGGCGAGCTGTTGCTGTATCTTGAAGGTCCCGAGGTCTTCTCAGCGACGCCGGCAAGCCGCCGGGCAGAGGCCAGCATTTCCGCTATCCGGAAACTAAGGGATGCCCTTTACAAGCGGTGCCAGCTACCCCGAACACTGAAGGAAACCGGCAAGGTAACTGAAGCACAACTGGACCACATCGCAGAGATGGCGTTGGATGATGGCTCTATCATGTTCAATCCAAAGGAAGTAACGCTGGAGGATGCGCGCTCCGTTCTGCGCCGCGCCTGGGCATGA
- a CDS encoding substrate-binding periplasmic protein: MKNRLSCLTFAILGALLLILAPLSFSASASKDISAEKQVFRFNVSPNGYPPYLIVHQNQPSGIMWDVVSVVAQRLGYKVIAEQIPRKRVDQMLLEGYIDGTPRAREWADDPEQFLFTDPVVDIEEVFFVPAKSGFSYQSPDDLISKTIVTHLGYRYPLLEPYFEEGRIRRFDVSRDKDMFTFVLHGDRFDAAIADRLVGKWILRNEGLRQQFDISSESISNYGFRLMLRKDWQSFANRFNEELAKMKKNGELDTILANYR; the protein is encoded by the coding sequence ATGAAAAACCGACTTTCCTGCCTCACCTTCGCCATTCTGGGCGCCCTGCTGTTGATTTTGGCGCCACTCTCGTTTTCGGCATCAGCTTCCAAGGATATATCTGCAGAAAAACAGGTTTTCCGTTTCAATGTTTCTCCAAACGGTTACCCGCCCTACCTTATCGTGCATCAGAACCAACCCTCAGGAATCATGTGGGATGTGGTGTCCGTCGTTGCCCAGCGCCTTGGCTACAAGGTGATAGCGGAGCAGATACCGCGAAAGCGGGTTGATCAGATGCTGCTTGAGGGTTATATCGACGGAACGCCGAGGGCCCGGGAGTGGGCCGACGATCCGGAGCAATTCCTGTTTACCGACCCGGTGGTGGACATCGAAGAGGTGTTTTTCGTTCCAGCGAAATCGGGGTTCTCCTACCAGAGCCCCGACGATCTGATTTCAAAAACCATCGTCACCCATCTTGGCTACCGATACCCACTGCTCGAGCCCTACTTCGAAGAAGGTCGGATACGCCGCTTTGATGTTTCCCGGGACAAGGACATGTTTACCTTCGTGCTGCACGGCGACCGCTTTGATGCCGCCATCGCTGACCGGCTCGTGGGCAAGTGGATCCTGCGGAATGAGGGGCTGCGGCAGCAATTCGACATTTCCAGCGAGAGCATCAGCAATTATGGTTTCAGGCTGATGTTGCGTAAGGACTGGCAATCCTTTGCCAATCGGTTTAATGAAGAGTTGGCGAAGATGAAGAAGAATGGCGAACTGGACACCATTCTTGCCAATTACCGCTAG
- a CDS encoding ABC transporter permease, with translation MAAAKKLMSVRRDWRERDVRVVLAALIIAVATVATIALFANQLQRTLVSSASSFLAADRQLEAENGRPVPDSWMQEAADQGLKTGRMVEFSTMVLGADNFQLVSLKAVSNEYPLRGDIEIQRDPTGPRELVNQGPGPGEVWINPRLLRLLDLEIGESLEVGNLSLTVSGLLIREPDGGFRLSALAPRVMMHVDDVSSTGVIQEGSRVEYIYLFAGDEAALESYYQWLEPRLEPSHEWEGVRDGETFSRSLERAERFLLLGGSLAVLLAAVAVAVASRQYALSQRDTVALLKTLGLSGAGIGGLYLKRLALWGVTGIVGGLLVAMPLYWLLIRMLSEVLERPVDFQLDPTALVPALLTALVSLFAFAYPPVRRLRNVPAMRVLRSQPGETGREALPDIIIAILAAFGLVWMYAGELALVVSLLGGLALLLGALGLVGWLMVATLRKVRGGGNSWRLALVGLYRHRRASLSQIAVFAMTLMLAATLILVRTSLLADWQAQLPDDAPNHFLINIAPEAVEEVGAFWQERGQPLDKLYPMVRGRLTELNGQPVKRAVSKDENVNALNRELNLTWMSTLPVDNEIVQGTWFDENQKDGVSVEAELAGQLGLSLGDELTFTIGSEKVTETVTSIRTVQWDSMKPNFYMAFPPEGGLTDMPATWITSFYLPKDRKDALNEFSRQFPTVSVLEIDHIIERIQEIVRQVTQAIEAILALILAAALVVMAAVVSATLQDRQREGALLRTLGGRQSLLVRSTMLEFALLGGFAGVLGVVAAEAAVWALQFRMFEGAFQWHWHVVLPIPLVSAVVLALFGRWQLRPVLSVSPMLLLRRLE, from the coding sequence ATGGCTGCTGCAAAAAAACTCATGTCAGTTCGCAGGGACTGGCGAGAACGGGATGTTCGCGTCGTTCTGGCCGCCCTGATCATTGCCGTTGCCACGGTTGCCACCATTGCTTTGTTTGCCAATCAGCTGCAGCGTACCCTGGTTTCTTCAGCCAGTTCGTTTCTGGCGGCAGATCGTCAGCTGGAGGCAGAGAATGGTCGTCCCGTTCCCGATTCCTGGATGCAAGAGGCGGCTGATCAGGGTTTGAAAACCGGACGAATGGTGGAATTCTCCACCATGGTGTTGGGCGCCGACAATTTCCAGCTGGTGTCGTTAAAAGCCGTCAGCAATGAATATCCGCTTCGAGGTGATATCGAAATACAGCGGGATCCAACGGGTCCGAGGGAGCTGGTAAATCAGGGGCCCGGTCCAGGAGAAGTCTGGATCAACCCGCGCCTGCTCAGACTCCTGGATCTCGAAATCGGAGAGTCCCTCGAAGTCGGGAATCTGAGCCTGACGGTGTCCGGCCTCCTTATTCGCGAGCCCGATGGAGGTTTCCGGCTTTCAGCGCTGGCGCCGCGGGTGATGATGCATGTGGACGATGTCTCATCCACCGGGGTCATTCAGGAGGGCAGCCGGGTTGAGTACATTTACCTGTTTGCCGGCGATGAAGCCGCGCTGGAATCTTACTATCAATGGCTTGAGCCCCGGCTGGAGCCGAGCCACGAATGGGAAGGCGTACGAGATGGTGAAACCTTTTCGCGTTCCCTGGAACGTGCTGAACGATTCCTGCTGCTCGGTGGCAGCCTTGCGGTTCTGCTGGCCGCTGTGGCGGTTGCTGTGGCGAGTCGCCAATATGCCCTGTCCCAGCGCGATACCGTAGCGCTGCTGAAAACCCTGGGCCTGAGCGGCGCCGGCATCGGCGGCTTGTATCTAAAGCGTCTGGCACTCTGGGGTGTGACCGGTATCGTCGGTGGCCTGTTGGTGGCCATGCCGCTTTACTGGTTACTGATTCGTATGCTGAGCGAGGTACTGGAGCGTCCCGTGGACTTCCAGCTCGACCCTACAGCCCTGGTGCCTGCGTTGCTGACTGCGCTAGTCTCCCTGTTTGCCTTTGCCTATCCGCCGGTGCGCAGACTTCGGAATGTCCCGGCCATGCGTGTCCTGCGAAGCCAGCCTGGTGAAACCGGGCGTGAGGCCTTGCCGGATATCATTATCGCCATTTTGGCGGCTTTCGGGTTGGTCTGGATGTACGCCGGTGAGCTGGCTCTGGTGGTCTCCCTACTGGGCGGTCTGGCACTGTTGCTTGGTGCACTGGGCCTGGTGGGCTGGCTCATGGTAGCGACACTGCGCAAGGTCCGCGGTGGCGGTAACTCCTGGCGCCTGGCCCTGGTTGGCCTGTACCGGCATCGCCGGGCCAGTCTGTCCCAGATCGCCGTATTTGCGATGACGCTGATGCTGGCGGCCACACTGATACTGGTGCGTACTTCGCTGCTGGCGGATTGGCAGGCCCAGTTGCCGGATGATGCTCCCAATCATTTCCTGATCAATATTGCGCCGGAAGCGGTCGAGGAAGTTGGTGCGTTCTGGCAGGAGCGTGGCCAGCCTCTGGACAAGCTTTACCCGATGGTTCGCGGACGCCTGACTGAACTCAACGGTCAGCCCGTCAAGCGGGCGGTCAGCAAAGACGAGAACGTCAACGCGCTCAACCGTGAACTGAACCTGACCTGGATGTCTACCTTGCCGGTAGATAACGAGATTGTTCAAGGCACTTGGTTTGACGAGAACCAGAAGGACGGCGTCTCGGTGGAAGCGGAACTGGCCGGGCAGCTTGGTCTGTCACTGGGCGATGAGCTGACTTTCACCATCGGCTCCGAGAAGGTGACGGAAACCGTCACCAGCATCCGCACGGTGCAGTGGGACAGCATGAAGCCCAACTTCTACATGGCCTTTCCGCCGGAGGGCGGCCTGACGGACATGCCTGCAACATGGATTACCAGCTTTTACCTGCCCAAGGACAGGAAGGATGCATTGAATGAATTTTCCCGGCAGTTCCCGACCGTATCGGTACTGGAAATCGACCATATTATCGAGCGAATCCAGGAAATCGTCCGGCAGGTAACCCAGGCTATTGAAGCGATTCTGGCGCTGATTCTTGCTGCTGCACTTGTGGTGATGGCGGCGGTGGTCAGTGCGACGCTTCAGGACCGACAGCGGGAAGGGGCGCTGCTGCGCACCCTGGGTGGACGGCAAAGTCTACTTGTCCGCAGCACCATGCTTGAATTCGCGTTGCTGGGCGGTTTTGCGGGTGTGCTTGGGGTCGTCGCCGCCGAGGCGGCGGTCTGGGCACTTCAGTTCAGGATGTTCGAAGGTGCGTTCCAATGGCACTGGCACGTGGTACTGCCCATCCCGCTGGTCAGCGCTGTCGTTCTGGCCCTGTTTGGTCGTTGGCAGCTCCGTCCGGTTTTGAGCGTGTCGCCAATGCTGTTGCTCAGGCGTCTGGAGTAG